Proteins from one Triplophysa dalaica isolate WHDGS20190420 chromosome 6, ASM1584641v1, whole genome shotgun sequence genomic window:
- the LOC130424925 gene encoding uncharacterized protein LOC130424925 encodes MDPVIYQQIVSYKCHGKYPDGLCKNEKNSFRKKANLFEIEDGKLYYVRYKSTPKAIKTEVVLGIEEANRIFAEFHNSDIGAHTGQNKTRYAISKRFYWPGMSQDIDKWVAQCGQCQASSTSVKEGTAYTPIVVNQPFELLGMDLIGKLTLTDNGNQYICVIIDYLTKWPQAYPLKSKSAIEVTQCLINFVHQFEAPKRVLTDQGTEFVNQLNRHVCSVLNIQRSLCAPYHPQTNGLVERMNATIQRALCKLVKDQPKNWDRHLDAVMFAICTKKQMTTKFSPYFLMFGREARYPSEIPEHYRINHSMEETISVEKVTESAIKLSETLLEAGENIKKSQKKIQKKCQSLISKFKVGDKVWRQNVRTKQRKGGKLDANFLGPFTITSLEGKSADLENGMGVKIPKINIDHLKPYCEESPRVPHKIQKPSTISQIKGRPISSQQTPAPQIPGCGHHSSPISSAPQTPDRGSLSSPLSLKPQTPDLGCLSLPLSSAPQTPDRGCLSSSVKSAPKSPDLCSLSSPLSSTPQTPDLGCLSLPLSSAPQTPDHGCLSSSVKSAPKSPDHGCLSSSVKSAPNSPDRGCLSSSVKSVPKSRLQISPASNASLAPKTPISGINIETCVREAWKGKNVNVLLAKIGPFKLFYADIHRTAPTMELESEVMNAFVYILVRKFNESSQDRAASIDSYEMSNIWIHKRAKVKMDPRDYKYIIGIINHCHHWTLTVMIPQEKRALYLDPMGESQNNLNRCQDVTRSFMRQKGFHISRWVCGTLPHPLQSDCSSCGAFVLKFAECVLEEKPIEFSASQDGVEDLRMNIATCLLEKTDNLKDLCYFCGEHNTGSDWIGCDVCPRWFHTVCAKTSVKVSSFICPACWK; translated from the exons ATGGATCCAGTTATCTACCAGCAGATTGTGTCTTATAAATGCCACGGCAAATACCCCGATGGACTCTGCAAGAATGAAAAAAACTCATTTCGCAAAAAAGCTAACCTTTTTGAAATTGAAG aTGGCAAATTGTACTATGTCCGCTACAAATCGACTCCCAAAGCAATCAAAACAGAAGTTGTGCTTGGGATAGAAGAGGCCAACAGAATATTTGCTGAGTTTCATAACAGCGACATTGGAGCACATACggggcaaaacaaaacaagatatgccatttcaaaaagattttattGGCCTGGCATGTCTCAGGATATTGACAAATGG gtgGCACAGTGTGGCCAATGCCAAGCCAGTAGTACCTCCGTAAAAGAGGGGACTGCATACACGCCTATTGTG GTTAATCAGCCCTTTGAGCTCTTAGGGATGGATCTCATTGGAAAGTTGACTTTAACAGATAATGGAAATCAGTATATCTGTGTCATTATTGATTACCTTACAAAGTGGCCCCAGGCCTATCCTTTGAAATCCAAGTCTGCCATAGAAGTGACCCAGTGTTTGATAAATTTTGTGCATCagtttgaagctccaaaaagagTGCTAACAGATCAGGGGACAGAATTTGTGAATCAG CTAAACAGACATGTGTGCAGTGTGCTTAACATCCAGCGGTCCTTATGTGCACCCTATCATCCGCAGACAAACGGTCTTGTGGAACGAATGAATGCTACCATACAAAG AGCACTCTGCAAGCTTGTCAAGGACCAGCCAAAGAACTGGGATAGGCATCTCGATGCTGTCATGTTTGCTatatgcacaaaaaaacaaatgacaacaAAGTTCTCACCTTACTTTTTGATGTTTGGGAGAGAGGCCCGTTATCCCAGTGAGATTCCAGAGCACTACAGG ATCAACCACAGTATGGAAGAAACAATATCTGTGGAAAAAGTGACAGAGTCTGCAATAAAGCTCAGTGAAACATTACTTGAGGCTGGggaaaacatcaaaaaatcccaaaaaaagatacaaaaaaagTGTCAATCATTAATTTCAAAATTTAAAGTCGGTGACAAAGTGTGGAGACAGAATGTCAGAACCAAACAGCGTAAAGGTGGAAAACTTGACGCAAACTTCCTTGGTCCTTTCACCATCACTTCATTAGAAGGAAAGAGTGCTGACCTTGAAAATGGAATGGGTGTGAAGATACCCAAAATAAACATCGACCATCTGAAGCCATATTGTGAAGAGAGTCCTAGAGTCCCTCACAAAATACAGAAACCCTCAACTATCTCTCAAATTAAAGGAAGACCTATCAGCTCTCAACAGACCCCAGCACCACAGATTCCTGGTTGTGGCCATCATTCCTCACCAATCAGCTCAGCACCACAGACTCCTGATCGTGGCTCTCTATCCTCCCCACTCAGCCTAAAGCCACAGACTCCTGATCTTGGCTGTCTATCCTTACCACTCAGCTCAGCACCACAGACTCCTGATCGTGGCTGTCTGTCCTCATCTGTCAAATCAGCGCCAAAGTCTCCTGATCTTTGCTCTCTATCCTCACCACTCAGTTCAACGCCACAGACTCCTGATCTTGGCTGTCTATCCTTACCACTCAGCTCAGCACCACAGACTCCTGATCATGGCTGTCTGTCCTCATCTGTCAAATCAGCGCCAAAGTCTCCTGATCATGGCTGTCTGTCATCATCTGTCAAATCAGCGCCAAACTCTCCTGATCGTGGCTGTTTGTCCTCATCTGTCAAATCAGTGCCAAAGTCTCGTCTCCAAATATCTCCTGCCTCTAATGCCAGCTTAGCTCCGAAGACTCCAATATCCGGTATTAACATAGaaacat GTGTGAGAGAGGCCTGGAAGGGGAAAAACGTAAATGTTCTCCTTGCAAAAATAGGGCCATTCAAATTGTTCTATGCTGATATACATCGGACTGCACCCACAATGGAACTGGAAAGTGAG GTCATGAATGCCTTTGTCTACATCTTGGTACGAAAATTTAATGAGAGTTCACAGGACAGAGCTGCCAGCATTGACAGTTATGAGATGAGTAACATCTGGATACACAAGCGGGCAAAAGTTAAG ATGGATCCACGGGACTATAAATACATTATAGGAATCATTAATCACTGCCATCACTGGACtctaaca GTCATGATCCCGCAAGAGAAGAGGGCTCTATATCTGGATCCTATGGGGGAGAGTCAAAACAACCTAAATAGATGCCAGGATGTGACAAG ATCATTCATGAGGCAAAAAGGATTTCATATATCCAGATGGGTGTGTGGCACACTCCCACACCCACTGCAAAGTGATTGCTCTTCATGTGGGGCCTTTGTCTTAAAG TTTGCCGAATGTGTCCTTGAGGAAAAGCCCATTGAATTTTCTGCATCTCAAGATGGTGTGGAAGATCTAAGGATGAATATTGCAACTTGCCTCCTGGAGAAAACAG ATAACTTAAAGGACTTGTGTTACTTCTGTGGGGAACACAATACTGGAAGTGATTGG ATTGGCTGTGATGTGTGCCCACGCTGGTTCCACACTGTCTGTGCAAAAACATCAGTGAAGGTGTCAAGCTTCATCTGCCCAGCCTGTTGGAAGTAA